In the Trichoderma atroviride chromosome 4, complete sequence genome, CCTGTACGCTGTGGGATAAAGTGTCAGTGCCGCCGACATCGATGACATGATCAAAACCTTCGTCATTGGGCGTAAAGTTTCTGGCTGTTTGTCCCCAGTGTTGGTCTTcattataattaataatatgATCAACGCCAAGGCTTTTGAGCAAGTCGTATTTCGCGGGAGAGGATGTTGTAGTGACGACTCGAGCACCTCCTGCTTTCGCAAACTGACATCCATGTTAGATATCTCTCCGGTTGAATGGTGTTATGAGCAGACTAAACAAACCTGAATGGCGAACAGGCTTACGCCGCCAGTGCCTTGAGTCAAGACCCATTCTCCTGGCTTCACGGCCTTCAACCCATAAAGTGCATTCCATGCGGTTACACCGCAATCAGAAAGCGATGCACCTTCGAGATAGGATAGATTGGATGCCAAGCGCACAAGCCAAGACTCTTCAAACACCCCATATTGCTGAAATGTGCCATCATAAGAGCCACCTATACTGCCATTGTGCAATGCAGCCACAGTCATCTGGCCGGACTGATGTCCTGGATTGAAAATGGCTGTGACTCgatctccttttttccacTTTGTAACTTTTGatccaacttcaacaacTTCGCCGGCTCCATCAGATCCGCCAACAACGGGCAAATTCAGATGGAATGGATAAGTGCCCTATGATTACGATTAGTAAGAGATGAATATTTGTAAACTCATTTCATTTTGAAacttgcctttggcttcggGATCAGATGATCACGGTAGTTCAACGAGGCCGCGTGTAGTTTGACCAAAACTCCGTGTTCACCCACTGCGGGGACTGGTCCATCGGTAAAGTTATACTCATCCAGGCCTCTCCCCTGTCCCATGATAACCCATTTCTTCTGTGTTGTAGGAAGAGTCATGGTAGTCCTGTTGGATAGAATAGCCAAAAATAGTGGGAAAGGTTGTAATGAATGGATGTAAACTGTACTTGATGCTTTATTGTTTTATCGACAGCTCAAGTGGCCTAAGCCCACGCTTTTATAGTCAAATATGTGGTGATATGCCCACAGGTAAGTTCATCATTACCATTTTTCTTATGACCCTAAATTACGACATGATACATGTCTTGCTGCATGCTTGATAAACAACACAGTGCGACGTAACACTAGCTGCATT is a window encoding:
- a CDS encoding putative secondary metabolism biosynthetic enzyme (SMCOG1028:crotonyl-CoA reductase / alcohol dehydrogenase~antiSMASH:Cluster_4.7~EggNog:ENOG41), which translates into the protein MTLPTTQKKWVIMGQGRGLDEYNFTDGPVPAGTYPFHLNLPVVGGSDGAGEVVEVGSKVTKWKKGDRVTAIFNPGHQSGQMTVAALHNGSIGGSYDGTFQQYGVFEESWLVRLASNLSYLEGASLSDCGVTAWNALYGLKAVKPGEWVLTQGTGGVSLFAIQFAKAGGARVVTTTSSPAKYDLLKSLGVDHIINYNEDQHWGQTARNFTPNDEGFDHVIDVGGTDTLSHSVQAVRHEGIITVIGLLTGGEAGKANILDALVHVCTFRGIHIGSKDQMEEMMAAIEANGIQPVLDKRVFKLDELREGLEYLEARKHVGKVVVKIT